A genomic stretch from Aedes albopictus strain Foshan chromosome 2, AalbF5, whole genome shotgun sequence includes:
- the LOC109420081 gene encoding adenylyl cyclase-associated protein 1 isoform X3 produces the protein MGHSLSVCFGRTLVINDVKNCSNPDCDPDLKPSSSRELEHLIDRLERIVDRLERTVSARELEETRRILKGVCDAGKAVVSVTDEATGTDEDEKLLDSNSNSDLPTVLPSTPPPSASYLHQQLDSLEATLFPELNSVEPTAAKDQPQVDHSLDTLPTVIAQVVLDNSISSNNSNDQEQNSVLEIADYPPPDEFCSTTQPPPTDSMSVNAYEDILLGTLANFLALSEKIGGDVAQQADLVKLAFNAQFAFVRTASESSAPSNNDLQNLLKPTSDQIAAIQSFREKHRTSQYFNHLSAVSESIPALGWVCVAPTPGPYVKEMNDAGQFYTNRVLKDWKEKSATHVEWARAWIQTLTELQQYIKQHHTTGLVWAGKSKPVVGGAGAPPPPPPCGLPPPPPMMPLGDVSAAGGGDDRSALFAQINQGEDITKGLKKVTSEMQTHKNPSLRSGPAPYKAPAGITNGTKPVSAPVTKPPSFVRDGKKWLIEYQKGNSNLMVEDAEMNNVVYMFRCENSTLTIKGKINSVVMDSCKKCSLVFDSLVASAEFVNCQSVQMQVLGKVPTISIDKTDGCQMYLSADSLDVEIVSSKSSEMNVMIPKGTSGDYVEQPIPEQFKTLIKGESLNTTCVESLG, from the exons GATCGTCTTGAACGAACCGTTTCGGCACGGGAATTGGAAGAAACACGTCGCATCCTAAAAGGTGTCTGCGACGCCGGGAAAGCAGTAGTATCGGTAACCGACGAGGCCACCGGAACCGACGAGGACGAAAAGTTATTGGATTCGAACTCGAATAGTGATCTTCCTACGGTACTTCCTTCGACACCGCCACCATCGGCATCCTACCTGCACCAGCAACTAGACAGTCTTGAAGCGACTCTCTTTCCTGAGCTTAACTCCGTTGAACCTACCGCTGCCAAGGATCAACCTCAAGTAGACCATTCGTTAGATACTCTACCAACAGTAATTGCGCAAGTAGTACTAGATAATTCAATTAGTAGTAATAACAGTAACGATCAAGAGCAAAATTCAGTATTAGAAATTGCTGACTATCCTCCACCGGACGAGTTCTGCAGTACAACACAACCACCTCCAACAGACAGTATGAGTGTAAACGCGTACGAGGACATCCTTCTGGGCACGCTTGCCAACTTCCTGGCGCTGTCGGAGAAAATTGGCGGAGACGTTGCGCAGCAGGCCGATCTCGTTAAGCTCGCTTTCAA TGCCCAGTTCGCCTTTGTACGAACCGCATCGGAATCGAGTGCGCCGTCGAACAACGATTTGCAGAATCTGCTCAAACCAACATCGGACCAAATTGCCGCCATTCAGAGTTTCCGGGAAAAACATCGTACTTCGCAATACTTCAACCACCTCTCGGCCGTCAGTGAAAGTATTCCCGCCCTCGGATGGGTCTGCGTG GCGCCAACCCCCGGACCGTACGTCAAGGAGATGAACGATGCAGGTCAGTTCTACACGAATCGTGTACTGAAAGACTGGAAGGAGAAGAGTGCCACCCACGTGGAGTGGGCCCGTGCGTGGATTCAAACCCTGACTGAATTGCAGCAATACATCAAACAGCACCACACCACGGGACTGGTTTGGGCCGGTAAAAGCAAACCCGTCGTGGGTGGGGCTGGTGCTCCCCCACCACCGCCGCCGTGCGGTCTGCCCCCACCACCGCCGATGATGCCTCTCGGTGATGTGTCTGCTGCCGGAGGTGGTGACGATAGAAGTGCCCTGTTTGCGCAAATCAATCAAGGAGAGGATATCACCAAAG gGCTCAAAAAGGTCACCTCGGAGATGCAGACGCACAAAAATCCTTCCCTGCGGTCCGGCCCTGCACCGTACAAGGCTCCGGCCGGCATTACCAATGGAACCAAGCCGGTCAGTGCACCCGTCACCAAGCCGCCGTCGTTCGTTCGCGATGGCAAGAAGTGGCTGATCGAGTACCAAAAGGGCAACAGCAATCTGATGGTCGAAGACGCCGAGATGAACAACGTGGTGTACATGTTCCGGTGCGAGAACTCTACCCTGACGATCAAGGGTAAAATCAACAGCGTCGTTATGGACTCGTGCAAGAAGTGCTCGCTGGTGTTCGATTCGCTGGTGGCATCCGCCGAGTTTGTCAACTGCCAGAGTGTGCAGATGCAG GTTCTCGGAAAAGTTCCGACGATTTCCATTGACAAGACTGATGGATGTCAAATGTATCTGTCGGCAGACTCGTTGGATGTCGAAATCGTGAGTTCGAAGTCGTCCGAGATGAACGTAATGATTCCTAAGGGAACCAGTGGAGATTAT GTTGAGCAGCCTATTCCGGAGCAGTTCAAGACCCTCATCAAGGGCGAGAGTCTGAACACCACCTGCGTGGAAAGCCTTGGTTAA
- the LOC109420081 gene encoding adenylyl cyclase-associated protein 1 isoform X4, with product MSVNAYEDILLGTLANFLALSEKIGGDVAQQADLVKLAFNAQFAFVRTASESSAPSNNDLQNLLKPTSDQIAAIQSFREKHRTSQYFNHLSAVSESIPALGWVCVAPTPGPYVKEMNDAGQFYTNRVLKDWKEKSATHVEWARAWIQTLTELQQYIKQHHTTGLVWAGKSKPVVGGAGAPPPPPPCGLPPPPPMMPLGDVSAAGGGDDRSALFAQINQGEDITKGLKKVTSEMQTHKNPSLRSGPAPYKAPAGITNGTKPVSAPVTKPPSFVRDGKKWLIEYQKGNSNLMVEDAEMNNVVYMFRCENSTLTIKGKINSVVMDSCKKCSLVFDSLVASAEFVNCQSVQMQVLGKVPTISIDKTDGCQMYLSADSLDVEIVSSKSSEMNVMIPKGTSGDYVEQPIPEQFKTLIKGESLNTTCVESLG from the exons ATGAGTGTAAACGCGTACGAGGACATCCTTCTGGGCACGCTTGCCAACTTCCTGGCGCTGTCGGAGAAAATTGGCGGAGACGTTGCGCAGCAGGCCGATCTCGTTAAGCTCGCTTTCAA TGCCCAGTTCGCCTTTGTACGAACCGCATCGGAATCGAGTGCGCCGTCGAACAACGATTTGCAGAATCTGCTCAAACCAACATCGGACCAAATTGCCGCCATTCAGAGTTTCCGGGAAAAACATCGTACTTCGCAATACTTCAACCACCTCTCGGCCGTCAGTGAAAGTATTCCCGCCCTCGGATGGGTCTGCGTG GCGCCAACCCCCGGACCGTACGTCAAGGAGATGAACGATGCAGGTCAGTTCTACACGAATCGTGTACTGAAAGACTGGAAGGAGAAGAGTGCCACCCACGTGGAGTGGGCCCGTGCGTGGATTCAAACCCTGACTGAATTGCAGCAATACATCAAACAGCACCACACCACGGGACTGGTTTGGGCCGGTAAAAGCAAACCCGTCGTGGGTGGGGCTGGTGCTCCCCCACCACCGCCGCCGTGCGGTCTGCCCCCACCACCGCCGATGATGCCTCTCGGTGATGTGTCTGCTGCCGGAGGTGGTGACGATAGAAGTGCCCTGTTTGCGCAAATCAATCAAGGAGAGGATATCACCAAAG gGCTCAAAAAGGTCACCTCGGAGATGCAGACGCACAAAAATCCTTCCCTGCGGTCCGGCCCTGCACCGTACAAGGCTCCGGCCGGCATTACCAATGGAACCAAGCCGGTCAGTGCACCCGTCACCAAGCCGCCGTCGTTCGTTCGCGATGGCAAGAAGTGGCTGATCGAGTACCAAAAGGGCAACAGCAATCTGATGGTCGAAGACGCCGAGATGAACAACGTGGTGTACATGTTCCGGTGCGAGAACTCTACCCTGACGATCAAGGGTAAAATCAACAGCGTCGTTATGGACTCGTGCAAGAAGTGCTCGCTGGTGTTCGATTCGCTGGTGGCATCCGCCGAGTTTGTCAACTGCCAGAGTGTGCAGATGCAG GTTCTCGGAAAAGTTCCGACGATTTCCATTGACAAGACTGATGGATGTCAAATGTATCTGTCGGCAGACTCGTTGGATGTCGAAATCGTGAGTTCGAAGTCGTCCGAGATGAACGTAATGATTCCTAAGGGAACCAGTGGAGATTAT GTTGAGCAGCCTATTCCGGAGCAGTTCAAGACCCTCATCAAGGGCGAGAGTCTGAACACCACCTGCGTGGAAAGCCTTGGTTAA